A single region of the Terriglobales bacterium genome encodes:
- a CDS encoding NADH-quinone oxidoreductase subunit A, producing MPDNYFARYLPLLIHVLVVMALAGGMVLLSALVGKRRPTRAKLQPYECGMLPTGDARQRFSVKFYLVAMLFILFDVEAVFLYPWAVIYRELKMFGFWEMLVYIGVLLAGFFYIWKKGALDWSRPGGSGL from the coding sequence ATGCCCGACAACTATTTCGCCCGCTACCTCCCGCTGCTGATCCATGTGCTGGTGGTCATGGCGCTGGCCGGCGGAATGGTCTTGCTTTCCGCCCTGGTGGGCAAGCGCCGGCCCACCCGCGCCAAGCTCCAGCCCTACGAGTGCGGCATGCTGCCCACCGGCGACGCCCGCCAGCGCTTCTCCGTGAAGTTCTACCTGGTGGCCATGCTCTTCATCCTGTTCGACGTGGAAGCGGTCTTCCTCTATCCCTGGGCGGTGATCTATCGGGAGCTGAAGATGTTCGGCTTCTGGGAGATGCTGGTGTATATCGGGGTGCTGCTGGCGGGGTTCTTCTACATCTGGAAGAAGGGAGCGCTGGACTGGTCGCGCCCCGGAGGGAGCGGCCTGTAG